In a single window of the Aminomonas paucivorans DSM 12260 genome:
- a CDS encoding 30S ribosomal protein S1: protein MVDELIREGSEAYEPETETMESIMEQFDSVDIHRGKVVEGTIVDAREDGWLVDVGYKCEGFLPRREWTHRVLVETVGEPQVGDRVRVQVTNVGQGEDAQLSLSRWRCEFDERWTNLEEKLAESEILQVQGIRKVKGGLIVDCCGIEGFIPISHLAEEGRGINPSRLLEQAFPVKMIEKDRRKRRLVLSRRSMLEEELSSLREDFYANVHEGDVLEGDVSSITSFGVFVNLGALEGLVHISELSWQRNAKARDLVNKGDHVKVKVIGIDRETNRISLSIKQTLDDPWFTVHERWQKDARTEGTVTNLTDFGAFVEIEPGVEGLVHIGDLSWSRIKHPREVLKKGQKIDVVVLDVDTDRKRISLGFKQLHDPWRDVEERYGKDQMVNVKVVRLADFGAFVELEEGVEGLIHISQLSRQRVDKPQDVLQEGQEVEARILEVNPAERRIRLSLRPQSEEPAEEPRRRDDDRKKRRSDGDHGSSSPKNYFPQEEASVTIGDFLKFNQ, encoded by the coding sequence ATGGTGGACGAGTTGATCAGGGAAGGTTCCGAAGCGTACGAACCCGAGACGGAAACGATGGAGAGCATCATGGAGCAGTTCGACTCCGTGGATATCCATCGCGGGAAGGTTGTCGAGGGGACCATCGTCGATGCACGGGAAGACGGCTGGCTCGTGGACGTGGGCTACAAGTGCGAGGGTTTCCTGCCCCGCCGGGAGTGGACCCACCGGGTCCTCGTGGAGACGGTGGGAGAACCCCAGGTGGGTGACCGGGTTCGCGTTCAGGTCACCAACGTGGGGCAGGGCGAGGATGCCCAGCTCAGTCTGAGCCGGTGGCGGTGCGAGTTCGACGAACGCTGGACGAACCTCGAAGAGAAGCTCGCCGAGAGCGAAATCCTCCAGGTCCAGGGGATCCGCAAGGTCAAGGGCGGGCTCATCGTGGACTGCTGCGGCATCGAGGGCTTCATCCCCATCTCCCACCTGGCGGAGGAAGGGCGGGGCATCAACCCCTCCCGGCTGCTGGAGCAGGCCTTCCCGGTGAAGATGATCGAGAAGGACCGGCGTAAGCGGCGCCTGGTGCTCTCCCGGCGGAGCATGCTGGAGGAGGAGCTTTCCTCCCTGCGGGAGGACTTCTACGCCAACGTGCACGAAGGCGACGTGCTGGAGGGCGACGTGAGCAGCATCACCTCCTTCGGGGTCTTCGTGAACCTGGGAGCCCTGGAGGGTCTCGTCCACATCAGCGAGCTCTCCTGGCAGCGGAACGCCAAGGCCCGGGACCTGGTGAACAAGGGAGACCACGTGAAGGTCAAGGTCATCGGCATCGACCGGGAGACCAACCGCATCTCCCTGAGCATCAAGCAGACCCTGGACGATCCCTGGTTCACGGTGCACGAACGGTGGCAGAAGGATGCCCGCACCGAGGGCACCGTGACCAACCTCACCGACTTCGGCGCCTTCGTGGAGATCGAGCCCGGGGTGGAGGGGCTCGTCCATATCGGCGACCTGAGCTGGAGCCGCATCAAGCATCCCCGGGAGGTCCTGAAGAAGGGCCAGAAGATCGACGTGGTGGTGCTGGACGTGGACACGGACCGCAAGCGCATCAGCCTGGGCTTCAAGCAGCTTCACGACCCCTGGCGGGACGTGGAGGAGCGCTACGGCAAGGACCAGATGGTCAACGTGAAGGTGGTCCGCCTGGCGGACTTCGGCGCCTTCGTGGAGCTGGAAGAAGGGGTGGAGGGACTGATCCACATCTCCCAACTGAGCCGCCAGCGGGTGGACAAGCCCCAGGACGTGCTTCAGGAAGGACAGGAAGTGGAGGCCCGCATCCTGGAGGTCAACCCTGCGGAGCGGCGCATCCGCCTGAGCCTGCGCCCCCAGTCGGAGGAGCCCGCGGAGGAACCCCGCCGGCGGGACGACGACCGCAAGAAACGTCGCAGCGACGGCGACCACGGCTCTTCCTCCCCCAAGAACTACTTCCCCCAGGAAGAAGCCTCCGTCACCATCGGGGACTTCCTGAAGTTCAACCAGTAA
- the mutS gene encoding DNA mismatch repair protein MutS: MEGLPEGVKLTPMLEQYLHWKRQYPGYLLFFRMGDFFELFFDDAVAASELLDLTLTARDAEKAIPMAGVPHHAVDGYLARLVEAGRRVALCDQVTEPDGKTLVERRVVRLVTPGTFVPPESGQEGLLAACIPGKPCWALALLSMSTGRFEAGNLPEQEARSYLLSFSPQETLVPRGLEGFSLEGPLVERERDLFSVTAAEALLKHRHGVLSLEGFGFEPRDAALGAAGAVLRYVEETQFGRTGHLQTLRRIQPRSGLLLDPSSQCNLELVEGRGGSLYGILNRCKTPLGRRLLREWILHPLNDPEAIELRQEAVQALVDTPSLRESLRRVLEGLPDVERALSRLHLNTGGPRDLGACRDFLSRLPRLESFRDRPPLLPWLPEPCPGREELGESLSRALEETLPRNLREGGVIRPGHDGELDSLRQCLGDAKGWLRSYEEGERARTGIRNLKVGFNRVFGHYIEVGKAAADRVPGEYQRRQTLVNCERYVTEELRTFEDRRCGAEGALAEREERLWNDLLTRTLSRTADLQAAARKVAELDVLHGFAEVAAARGYCRPLVDEGETLSIRGGRHPVVEAALTPEPFTPNDLELDGDQRRMILLTGPNMAGKSTFLRMGALLVLMAQMGSFVPAEEARIGRIDRLFTRIGARDDLNRGKSTFMVEMMETAQILNGLGPRSLVILDEIGRGTSTDDGMSIAWAVMEFLQEETELRPKVLFATHYHELTALAEKLPGVRNCSVAVEETPRGLAFLHHVVPRPASRSYGVDVARLAGLPESVLLRSRELLSRFEARRREGTELLPQEERPRSGETGQRRLFDVDLEALLEELSLCDPDRMTPLQGLETLYRLREKGRMIWGRDKA, encoded by the coding sequence GTGGAAGGTCTTCCTGAAGGCGTCAAGCTGACCCCCATGCTGGAGCAGTACCTCCACTGGAAGAGACAGTACCCCGGGTACCTCCTCTTCTTCCGCATGGGGGACTTCTTCGAACTCTTCTTCGACGACGCCGTGGCGGCCTCGGAACTCCTGGATCTCACCCTCACCGCCCGGGACGCCGAAAAGGCCATCCCCATGGCGGGGGTGCCCCACCACGCCGTGGACGGATACCTGGCTCGGCTGGTGGAGGCGGGGCGTCGGGTGGCCCTGTGCGATCAGGTGACGGAACCCGACGGCAAGACCCTGGTGGAGCGGCGGGTGGTCCGGCTGGTCACCCCCGGGACCTTCGTGCCCCCCGAATCGGGACAGGAGGGGCTGCTGGCCGCCTGCATCCCCGGCAAGCCCTGCTGGGCCCTGGCCCTTCTGTCCATGTCCACGGGACGGTTCGAGGCGGGAAACCTGCCGGAGCAGGAGGCCCGGTCCTACCTTCTTTCCTTTTCCCCCCAGGAGACCCTCGTCCCTCGGGGGCTGGAGGGTTTCTCCCTGGAGGGTCCCCTGGTGGAGCGGGAGAGGGACCTGTTCTCCGTGACCGCAGCGGAGGCCCTCCTGAAGCACCGCCACGGAGTCCTTTCCCTGGAGGGGTTCGGCTTCGAGCCCCGGGACGCCGCCCTGGGAGCGGCGGGGGCAGTGCTTCGGTACGTGGAGGAGACCCAGTTCGGCAGGACGGGACACCTGCAGACCCTCCGGCGCATCCAACCCCGATCGGGGCTTCTGCTGGACCCTTCCTCCCAATGCAACCTGGAACTGGTGGAGGGGCGGGGCGGATCCCTCTACGGCATCCTCAACCGCTGCAAGACCCCTCTGGGGAGGCGGCTCCTTCGGGAGTGGATCCTCCATCCCCTGAACGACCCCGAGGCCATCGAGCTGCGCCAGGAGGCCGTGCAGGCCCTGGTGGACACCCCGTCCCTTCGGGAATCCCTTCGACGGGTCCTCGAAGGGCTCCCGGACGTGGAGAGGGCCCTGTCCCGCCTGCACCTGAACACCGGGGGACCCCGCGATCTGGGGGCCTGCCGGGATTTTCTCAGCCGCCTTCCGCGCCTGGAGTCCTTTCGGGACCGGCCCCCCCTTCTCCCCTGGCTGCCCGAACCCTGTCCGGGGAGGGAGGAACTGGGGGAGTCTCTGTCACGAGCCCTGGAGGAGACCCTTCCCCGCAACCTCCGGGAGGGAGGGGTCATCCGTCCCGGACACGATGGAGAGCTGGACTCCCTGCGCCAGTGCCTGGGAGACGCGAAGGGATGGCTTCGGTCCTACGAGGAGGGGGAGCGGGCCCGCACGGGGATCCGCAACCTCAAGGTGGGGTTCAACCGGGTGTTCGGCCACTACATCGAGGTGGGGAAGGCGGCGGCGGACCGGGTCCCTGGGGAATACCAGCGCCGGCAGACCCTGGTGAACTGCGAACGCTACGTTACCGAGGAGCTGCGCACCTTCGAGGATCGGCGCTGCGGCGCCGAAGGCGCCCTGGCGGAGCGGGAGGAACGTCTTTGGAACGACCTGCTGACCCGGACCCTCTCCCGAACCGCGGATCTGCAGGCCGCAGCCCGCAAGGTGGCGGAGCTGGACGTGCTGCACGGCTTTGCCGAGGTGGCCGCCGCCCGGGGCTACTGCCGCCCCCTGGTGGACGAGGGGGAGACCCTGTCCATCCGGGGGGGACGTCACCCCGTGGTGGAAGCCGCCCTGACCCCGGAACCCTTCACTCCCAACGACCTGGAGCTGGACGGAGACCAGCGGAGGATGATCCTCCTCACGGGGCCCAACATGGCGGGGAAGTCCACCTTCCTGCGCATGGGAGCGCTGCTCGTCCTCATGGCTCAGATGGGCTCCTTCGTCCCGGCGGAAGAGGCCCGGATCGGGCGCATCGACCGCCTCTTCACCCGCATCGGGGCCCGGGACGACCTCAACCGAGGGAAAAGCACCTTCATGGTGGAAATGATGGAGACCGCCCAGATCCTCAACGGCCTGGGACCAAGAAGCCTGGTGATCCTCGACGAGATCGGTCGGGGGACCTCCACGGACGACGGCATGAGCATCGCCTGGGCGGTGATGGAGTTCCTTCAGGAGGAAACGGAGCTTCGTCCCAAGGTCCTCTTCGCCACCCATTACCACGAACTCACCGCCCTGGCGGAAAAACTGCCGGGGGTCCGCAACTGCAGCGTGGCGGTGGAGGAGACCCCCCGGGGGCTGGCCTTCCTCCATCACGTGGTGCCCCGCCCCGCCAGCCGCTCCTACGGAGTGGACGTGGCCCGGCTGGCGGGGTTGCCCGAATCGGTGCTCCTGCGCTCCCGGGAACTCCTGTCCCGATTCGAGGCTCGCCGTAGGGAAGGGACGGAGCTGCTTCCCCAGGAGGAACGCCCCCGGAGCGGGGAAACGGGACAGCGCCGCCTGTTCGACGTGGACCTGGAGGCCCTGCTGGAGGAACTATCGCTCTGCGACCCGGATCGCATGACCCCCCTTCAGGGTCTGGAGACCCTGTACCGTCTCCGGGAGAAGGGACGCATGATCTGGGGGAGGGACAAGGCATGA
- the mutL gene encoding DNA mismatch repair endonuclease MutL → MTIRRLSEDVFQRIAAGEVIERPVSVCKELLENALDAGASRISVTLLQGGKTSLIVEDDGCGIPFDELPLALERHATSKIFSLEDLDRIGTLGFRGEALASIATVSLLEIRSRATGEDRGGMIRSEGGSVVLHQPLPCPEGTRIQVEELFFNLPARRKFLRAPGAETRRVGQLIQEMGLIHPEVRLTLRSEGRVLFDTEPGRDTERALRDHWGCGAARSLSVSSGGVEAELWWSGPKEGRTPLVLFANGRRIQDSSVRGALLAGAGTCGGDWLVVLRLPPEDLDVNVHPAKTEVRFRRPGEVFDLVRRGVAKLVEGGTFGDHWVLPGVPDLSSPPSSGEPYRERTFPSSPAPNPPSWDRAFPQRVAEARTFGAPRLGSLFPPLERGEGAPSSRAPSLEPEAVYLGQAQRGYLLFDGPSGLWVLDPHAAQERILYERLRSSWGRGTVQSLAVPVDLPGSLAPTVESCRPDLEGLGFRFQAPSQETPEGWKVTGIPHLLALYPLAPLDWLRLALAEEGVADPATLVKRMADRACKASLKLGERLQEEEARTLLRDLRACETPYACPHGRPTLFTLSWEEIASRLGRSSS, encoded by the coding sequence ATGACCATACGCAGGCTCTCGGAGGACGTGTTCCAGCGCATCGCCGCGGGGGAGGTGATCGAACGCCCCGTTTCGGTGTGCAAGGAGCTTCTGGAGAACGCCCTGGACGCGGGGGCTTCCCGGATCTCCGTGACCCTCCTGCAGGGAGGAAAGACCTCCCTGATCGTGGAGGACGACGGCTGCGGCATCCCCTTCGACGAACTCCCCTTGGCGCTGGAACGCCATGCCACCAGCAAAATCTTCTCCCTGGAGGACCTGGACCGGATCGGCACCCTGGGCTTTCGCGGGGAGGCCCTGGCGAGCATCGCCACCGTGAGCCTGCTGGAGATTCGCAGCCGGGCGACGGGGGAGGATCGGGGCGGGATGATCCGAAGCGAGGGGGGATCGGTGGTGCTCCACCAGCCCCTGCCGTGCCCTGAGGGAACCCGCATCCAGGTGGAGGAGCTGTTCTTCAACCTTCCCGCCCGCCGCAAGTTCCTCCGCGCCCCAGGAGCGGAGACCCGCAGGGTGGGGCAACTGATCCAGGAGATGGGGCTGATCCACCCGGAGGTCCGGCTGACTCTGCGGTCCGAGGGACGGGTGCTCTTCGACACCGAACCGGGGAGGGACACGGAACGGGCCCTGCGGGACCACTGGGGCTGTGGAGCCGCCCGCTCCCTCTCCGTCTCGTCGGGGGGGGTGGAGGCGGAACTGTGGTGGAGCGGTCCCAAGGAGGGACGAACCCCTCTGGTCCTCTTCGCCAACGGCCGCCGGATTCAGGATTCGTCGGTGAGGGGAGCCCTGCTCGCCGGAGCGGGAACCTGCGGGGGGGATTGGCTGGTGGTCCTGCGTCTGCCCCCGGAGGATCTGGACGTGAACGTCCACCCCGCCAAGACGGAGGTCCGCTTCCGCCGTCCCGGGGAGGTCTTCGACCTGGTGCGTCGCGGCGTGGCGAAGCTGGTGGAGGGGGGGACCTTCGGGGATCACTGGGTTCTCCCGGGCGTCCCTGACCTCTCGTCGCCCCCGTCGTCCGGAGAACCCTACCGGGAAAGGACTTTCCCCTCTTCCCCCGCCCCGAACCCGCCCTCCTGGGATCGGGCCTTCCCCCAGCGGGTGGCGGAGGCTCGGACATTCGGCGCCCCCCGCTTGGGGTCCCTGTTTCCCCCCCTGGAAAGGGGCGAGGGAGCCCCTTCCTCCCGAGCCCCGTCGCTTGAACCCGAAGCGGTCTACCTGGGGCAGGCCCAGAGAGGGTATCTGCTCTTCGACGGCCCCTCGGGGCTGTGGGTGCTGGACCCCCACGCGGCGCAGGAACGGATTCTTTACGAGCGCCTGCGAAGCTCCTGGGGACGGGGGACCGTACAGAGCCTCGCGGTTCCCGTGGACCTTCCCGGTTCCCTGGCCCCCACGGTGGAATCCTGTCGCCCGGACCTGGAGGGTCTGGGTTTCCGCTTTCAAGCCCCATCGCAGGAGACCCCGGAGGGTTGGAAGGTGACGGGGATTCCCCACCTCCTGGCGCTGTACCCCCTGGCCCCCCTGGACTGGCTTCGCCTGGCCCTGGCGGAGGAGGGCGTCGCGGACCCCGCGACGCTGGTGAAGCGCATGGCCGACCGGGCCTGCAAGGCCTCCTTGAAGTTGGGCGAGAGGCTCCAGGAAGAGGAAGCCCGGACGCTGCTCCGGGACCTGCGGGCCTGCGAGACCCCCTATGCCTGTCCCCACGGAAGACCCACCCTCTTCACCCTTTCCTGGGAGGAGATCGCCTCTCGCCTGGGAAGGTCCTCCTCATGA
- the miaA gene encoding tRNA (adenosine(37)-N6)-dimethylallyltransferase MiaA has protein sequence MTRPQETTLALIGPTAVGKTELSLHLAEEVGGEILSVDSRQVYRYLDVGTDKVSPETRKRVLHHAIDVADPDDPFSVADFLALARDAIRRIRARGRIPLLVGGTPFYYRALEGGLLSQSLPSDAQVRSRLEEEARERGREILHGELAALDPEAARRIHPRDVHRTVRALEIFRCSGQTPSWWYAQGKTLGGEFRIRYVGLIRPREELWRRIEERVRFQFSHGYPEEVRWLLDQGYDPRLPSLQGFGYRELTAWCRGTMTLEEALEGDIRATKAFSRRQMTWFRRFTPCVWYDLSERSREDVQQSLREAVIP, from the coding sequence ATGACTCGGCCTCAGGAGACCACCCTGGCCCTGATCGGCCCCACCGCCGTGGGGAAGACGGAATTGAGCCTCCATCTGGCGGAGGAGGTGGGGGGAGAGATCCTGTCGGTGGACTCCCGCCAGGTGTATCGGTACCTGGACGTGGGGACCGACAAGGTCTCACCGGAGACCAGGAAACGGGTCCTCCACCACGCCATCGACGTGGCGGATCCCGACGACCCCTTCTCCGTGGCGGATTTTCTGGCCCTGGCCCGAGACGCGATCCGGCGCATCCGGGCCCGAGGGCGCATCCCCCTGTTGGTAGGGGGGACCCCTTTTTACTACAGGGCCCTGGAGGGCGGCCTGCTCTCCCAGTCGCTGCCCTCGGACGCGCAGGTCCGCAGCCGTCTGGAGGAGGAGGCCCGAGAACGGGGCAGAGAGATCCTCCACGGGGAGCTGGCCGCCCTGGACCCGGAAGCGGCGCGGCGCATCCACCCCCGGGACGTGCACCGTACCGTCCGTGCCCTGGAGATCTTCCGGTGCAGCGGACAGACCCCCAGCTGGTGGTATGCCCAGGGCAAGACCCTGGGGGGAGAGTTCCGCATCCGTTACGTGGGCCTGATCCGGCCCCGAGAGGAGCTTTGGCGGCGCATCGAAGAGCGGGTTCGCTTCCAGTTCTCCCACGGGTACCCCGAGGAGGTCCGGTGGCTTCTGGACCAAGGTTACGACCCGCGTCTGCCGTCCCTCCAGGGGTTCGGGTACCGGGAACTGACCGCATGGTGCCGGGGGACGATGACCCTGGAGGAGGCGCTGGAGGGGGACATCCGCGCCACCAAGGCCTTCTCCCGAAGACAGATGACCTGGTTCCGGCGATTTACTCCCTGCGTGTGGTATGATCTTTCAGAAAGATCCCGCGAGGATGTCCAACAATCCCTGCGGGAGGCGGTCATTCCGTAA
- the def gene encoding peptide deformylase yields MAKLLDICVFPDPVLRVPTEKVADFGPSFQSFLEDLWNTMYLRDGVGLAAPQVGISRKVTVVDAQGQKFVLANPEILEREGETVAEEGCLSFPGIFVPVLRPTRIRLRYQNERGEPVEREVVDFLARVFSHEIDHLNGRLLIDHVSPLRRQFIQRKLRKAASEADLP; encoded by the coding sequence ATGGCAAAACTATTGGACATCTGCGTCTTTCCCGATCCCGTCCTCCGTGTTCCCACGGAAAAGGTGGCGGACTTCGGTCCGTCCTTTCAGTCTTTTCTGGAGGACCTCTGGAACACCATGTACCTGCGGGACGGTGTAGGGCTGGCGGCCCCTCAGGTGGGCATCTCCCGGAAGGTCACGGTGGTGGACGCGCAGGGTCAGAAGTTCGTCCTGGCCAATCCGGAGATCCTGGAGCGGGAGGGCGAGACGGTCGCCGAAGAGGGATGTCTCAGCTTCCCGGGGATCTTCGTCCCCGTGCTCCGACCCACCCGGATCCGCCTCCGTTACCAGAACGAACGGGGCGAGCCCGTGGAGAGGGAGGTCGTGGATTTCCTGGCCCGGGTCTTCTCGCACGAGATCGACCACCTGAACGGACGCCTCCTGATCGACCACGTTTCCCCCCTGCGGAGACAGTTCATCCAGCGCAAGCTCAGAAAAGCGGCGAGCGAGGCGGATCTGCCGTGA
- a CDS encoding NUDIX hydrolase has protein sequence MIHKLGETPGIETFEERKVLYRGRILTLAVDRVRLPSGAPRDREVVTHAPAAAVLPLPDERTVLLIRQYRHPARQVLWEIPAGLVEEGESPEETAARELQEETGFAARRWETGPRFFTSPGFSDEVIHLFVARDLTPSPLPGDEDEWIAPVAVPVQDLEQMIRSGAFVDGKTLLALSWYLGQCRTREG, from the coding sequence ATGATCCACAAGCTCGGGGAAACGCCGGGAATCGAGACCTTCGAGGAACGGAAGGTCCTCTACCGAGGACGCATCCTGACCCTGGCGGTGGATCGGGTGCGCCTGCCCTCCGGGGCGCCTCGGGATCGGGAAGTGGTGACCCATGCCCCGGCGGCGGCGGTGCTTCCCCTACCGGACGAGCGCACGGTCCTGCTGATCCGCCAGTACCGTCACCCTGCCCGCCAGGTCCTCTGGGAGATTCCCGCAGGATTGGTGGAGGAGGGGGAGTCTCCGGAGGAGACCGCCGCTCGGGAGCTTCAGGAGGAGACGGGATTCGCCGCCCGCCGCTGGGAGACGGGGCCGCGGTTCTTCACCTCTCCCGGCTTCAGCGACGAGGTCATCCACCTGTTCGTGGCCCGGGACCTGACCCCTTCCCCCCTGCCAGGGGACGAGGACGAGTGGATTGCCCCGGTCGCCGTCCCCGTGCAGGATCTGGAGCAGATGATCCGTTCCGGCGCCTTCGTGGACGGCAAGACCCTTTTGGCGCTCTCCTGGTACCTCGGCCAGTGCCGCACCCGGGAAGGCTGA
- a CDS encoding methionyl-tRNA formyltransferase — protein sequence MTIPASWAVVSSGPFGALWLEELLRLGATPLWVVCGAPKPSGRGLKMHPLPVEEVARKGNLPLFSSPRPEEEALRLCSEPQGSDPGASLPQVLFVVDCGRVIREPLLSLPPQGCVNLHPSLLPDLRGAAPIPRSLLRGDQTTGTTLFRLVEGMDAGPVFAQQTLTVDSEDDAETLSKRLAALSARLAWDFLQNPPASPTPQDESKATQAPKILPHETRLSWGRPACEIGWAIRAFSPRPGAWTLHRGKRLRILRATPLAPEELPVSLLPGQIHLAPKAPVVFCGSGALALLSVQPEGKAPMSAQDWIHGGRLREGEGFDEEGESTS from the coding sequence GTGACGATCCCCGCTTCCTGGGCTGTGGTCAGCTCCGGCCCCTTCGGAGCCCTTTGGCTGGAGGAACTGCTTCGCCTGGGCGCGACCCCCCTCTGGGTGGTCTGCGGCGCACCGAAGCCCTCCGGCCGGGGCCTCAAGATGCACCCGCTGCCCGTGGAAGAGGTCGCCAGGAAAGGAAACCTGCCCCTGTTCTCCTCCCCCCGGCCGGAGGAGGAGGCTTTGCGGCTTTGCTCCGAGCCCCAAGGGAGCGATCCCGGGGCGTCCCTCCCCCAGGTGCTCTTCGTGGTGGACTGCGGCAGGGTGATCCGCGAACCCCTGCTCTCTCTCCCCCCTCAGGGCTGTGTGAACCTTCACCCCTCCCTCCTTCCGGACCTGCGCGGCGCCGCTCCCATCCCGCGCTCCCTGCTCCGGGGCGACCAGACGACGGGGACCACCCTCTTCCGCCTGGTGGAGGGCATGGATGCAGGTCCCGTCTTCGCCCAGCAGACCCTGACCGTGGACTCCGAGGACGACGCGGAAACCCTCTCCAAACGCCTGGCGGCTCTGTCCGCCCGCCTGGCCTGGGATTTCCTGCAGAATCCTCCCGCTTCCCCCACCCCCCAGGACGAATCGAAGGCCACCCAAGCCCCGAAGATCCTTCCCCACGAGACCCGCCTTTCCTGGGGGCGCCCAGCTTGTGAGATCGGCTGGGCCATCCGGGCCTTCTCTCCTAGACCAGGGGCTTGGACCCTTCATCGGGGCAAACGGCTTCGGATCCTCCGCGCGACCCCCCTGGCACCCGAGGAGCTGCCCGTTTCGCTTCTCCCCGGGCAAATCCATCTTGCCCCCAAGGCCCCGGTGGTCTTCTGCGGAAGCGGGGCGCTGGCCCTCCTCTCGGTGCAGCCGGAGGGCAAAGCCCCCATGTCGGCACAGGACTGGATTCACGGGGGGCGCCTTCGGGAGGGGGAGGGATTTGACGAGGAAGGGGAGTCCACGTCATGA
- the ispH gene encoding 4-hydroxy-3-methylbut-2-enyl diphosphate reductase, producing MKLIVANPTGLCFGVRRAIEQLETTLQDNREVFALGSPIHNPQEVERLEKKGLHVVETPEEVPEGAVAFIRAHGVCPETHRRLEARCRVVVDGTCPFVRNAQARARSLAEEGYPVLILGDRNHPEVQGILGYVNGTALVVSETEEPEGILQSLPKERIGVLSQTTQKVAALSDLVGRLVSWIPEVRVYNTICRATLARQESVCRLAATVDGILIIGGRNSANTRKLAEIARDAGAPTLWIEHAGELDRSWLEQMGSVGVAAGGSTPDWLIRELIETLEKL from the coding sequence GTGAAACTGATCGTAGCCAACCCCACGGGGCTCTGTTTCGGCGTGCGCAGGGCCATCGAGCAGCTGGAAACCACCCTTCAGGACAACCGGGAAGTGTTCGCCCTCGGCAGTCCCATCCATAACCCCCAGGAAGTGGAGCGACTGGAAAAAAAGGGCCTTCACGTGGTGGAGACGCCCGAGGAAGTCCCGGAGGGGGCCGTGGCCTTCATTCGGGCTCATGGCGTCTGTCCCGAGACCCACCGGAGGTTGGAGGCCCGCTGCCGCGTCGTGGTGGACGGGACGTGCCCCTTCGTGCGCAACGCCCAGGCTCGGGCACGCTCCCTGGCGGAAGAGGGGTACCCGGTGCTGATCCTGGGAGACCGCAACCACCCCGAGGTCCAGGGGATTCTGGGGTACGTGAACGGGACGGCCCTGGTGGTCTCGGAAACCGAAGAGCCCGAGGGGATCCTGCAATCCCTCCCCAAGGAACGGATCGGTGTTCTGAGCCAGACCACCCAGAAGGTGGCGGCCCTTTCGGATCTTGTGGGGCGCCTGGTCTCGTGGATTCCGGAGGTTCGAGTATATAATACGATCTGCCGAGCCACGTTGGCCCGCCAGGAGTCGGTCTGTCGTCTGGCCGCCACGGTGGACGGCATCCTCATCATCGGAGGACGCAACAGCGCCAACACGCGGAAGCTGGCGGAAATCGCCCGGGATGCGGGAGCACCGACCCTGTGGATCGAGCACGCCGGAGAACTGGACCGCAGTTGGCTGGAACAAATGGGTTCCGTCGGAGTGGCCGCCGGGGGAAGCACCCCCGACTGGTTGATCCGGGAATTGATCGAAACGCTAGAGAAACTGTAG
- the ruvX gene encoding Holliday junction resolvase RuvX has protein sequence MTEGRVLALDLGTVRVGVALSDPTRRFAQPLDVLPAQENWIQRVRELVVTHQVTLVLVGLPTRTDGTAGPEVERVRGWTEELRQGIPQVPIQFYDERFTTRIAQQALLAGDVSRKGRKQRVDKVAAAVLLQGFLDGGCTGGRSS, from the coding sequence GTGACGGAGGGTCGGGTTCTCGCCCTGGACTTGGGGACGGTTCGGGTGGGGGTCGCCTTGAGCGACCCCACCCGCCGGTTCGCTCAACCCCTGGACGTCCTCCCCGCGCAGGAGAACTGGATCCAGAGGGTTCGGGAACTGGTGGTCACGCATCAGGTGACCCTGGTGCTGGTGGGATTGCCCACACGCACCGACGGGACCGCCGGGCCGGAGGTGGAACGGGTGCGAGGGTGGACGGAGGAGCTGCGCCAGGGGATCCCCCAGGTGCCCATCCAGTTCTACGACGAACGCTTCACCACCCGCATCGCCCAGCAGGCCCTCCTGGCGGGGGACGTCTCCCGCAAGGGGCGGAAGCAACGGGTGGACAAGGTGGCGGCGGCGGTGCTGCTGCAGGGGTTTCTGGACGGAGGCTGCACGGGTGGAAGGTCTTCCTGA